A window from Kovacikia minuta CCNUW1 encodes these proteins:
- a CDS encoding SRPBCC family protein, whose protein sequence is MTVTSPNSVRAASCPPICSDRQMASLLNGEIALTTRSHTAWGASVTAQMYLPLERAIAWVQLTDYPRWVQYFPDLARSEIVHRSEAREGNQSLDIRKRLYQVAKKSFLVLSVQVDAYLNVVETAYQRIQFHMESGSFSDFSADLKLQDYGGGTLLTYTVQATPLIPVPSMFIQQAIQLDLPANMRNMRQILCRQVKSAVKRTVLSS, encoded by the coding sequence ATGACCGTAACTTCCCCTAATTCTGTCCGTGCTGCATCATGCCCGCCGATTTGTAGCGATCGCCAGATGGCTTCCCTTCTCAATGGCGAGATCGCGCTTACGACCCGTTCCCATACTGCCTGGGGGGCTTCGGTGACTGCTCAGATGTATCTCCCCCTGGAACGGGCGATCGCCTGGGTACAATTAACCGACTATCCCCGCTGGGTGCAGTACTTCCCCGACCTGGCACGAAGTGAGATCGTGCACCGCAGTGAAGCCCGAGAAGGCAACCAGAGCTTAGACATCCGCAAGCGCCTCTATCAGGTCGCCAAGAAAAGCTTTCTGGTGCTGAGTGTTCAGGTCGATGCCTACCTTAATGTGGTTGAAACTGCCTACCAGCGCATTCAATTTCATATGGAGTCTGGTAGCTTTTCTGACTTCTCTGCTGACCTGAAGCTGCAAGACTATGGTGGCGGAACACTTTTAACCTATACCGTCCAGGCAACACCGTTGATTCCTGTTCCCTCCATGTTCATTCAGCAAGCCATCCAGTTAGATTTGCCCGCCAACATGCGGAATATGCGCCAAATCCTTTGTCGTCAGGTAAAATCTGCGGTTAAAAGAACCGTCCTGAGTAGCTAG
- the folK gene encoding 2-amino-4-hydroxy-6-hydroxymethyldihydropteridine diphosphokinase translates to MLTLAAIALGSNLGDSFTTLESALQVLSQMPGIELVARSHWYQTKAIGPPQPDYLNGAAVLQVSHIPPDLLNALLETEAKFGRVRRERWGPRVLDLDLLLFDGLILDLPGLQIPHPRMTNRAFVLVPLAEIAPHWVEPISGKTIADLVQTVDCSEVRRVLSSEF, encoded by the coding sequence ATGTTGACGCTTGCCGCGATCGCCCTTGGCAGCAACCTGGGGGATTCTTTCACCACCCTGGAATCTGCCCTGCAAGTGCTTTCCCAAATGCCTGGGATAGAGCTGGTCGCTCGATCACACTGGTATCAAACCAAAGCGATCGGTCCTCCCCAACCGGATTACTTAAATGGGGCTGCGGTACTCCAGGTCTCACACATACCTCCGGATCTCCTGAATGCACTGCTGGAAACTGAAGCAAAATTTGGGCGGGTTCGCCGGGAGCGCTGGGGACCGAGGGTTCTGGATCTTGATTTATTGCTATTTGATGGGTTGATCCTGGATCTTCCTGGATTGCAAATCCCCCATCCCCGGATGACCAATCGGGCGTTTGTGCTGGTTCCGCTGGCAGAAATTGCTCCCCATTGGGTAGAACCGATTTCGGGAAAGACGATCGCAGACCTCGTGCAAACGGTAGACTGTTCAGAAGTCAGAAGAGTTTTGAGTTCTGAGTTTTAA
- a CDS encoding NUDIX hydrolase encodes MPFGGEPPQLLKQRLLYQGRRFSFESSRLRLPNEQEGEWECIRHPGGALAVPVTPEGKLILLRQYRFTVQGRLLEFPAGTVEPSEGPEETIKREIEEETGYRAHRWRKLGEYFMAPGYSDEIIYAYLAEDLELLENPPGQDIDEDIETTLMTVEEVDRAIHSGDLADAKSISAFMLARPFLK; translated from the coding sequence ATGCCTTTTGGTGGAGAACCCCCTCAACTTTTGAAACAACGCCTGCTTTATCAGGGGCGCAGATTTTCGTTTGAATCCAGTCGTTTACGGTTACCAAACGAGCAGGAGGGCGAATGGGAATGTATTCGCCATCCAGGTGGGGCACTTGCGGTTCCCGTCACCCCTGAAGGCAAACTGATATTGCTGCGACAGTATCGCTTTACCGTTCAAGGAAGATTACTGGAGTTTCCCGCAGGAACAGTGGAACCCAGTGAAGGACCAGAAGAAACGATCAAGCGGGAAATTGAAGAAGAAACTGGCTACCGTGCCCATCGTTGGCGCAAACTGGGTGAATACTTTATGGCTCCCGGTTACTCCGACGAAATTATCTACGCCTATCTGGCAGAAGACCTGGAATTATTGGAAAATCCTCCCGGTCAGGATATTGACGAAGACATTGAAACCACCCTGATGACCGTTGAGGAAGTTGATCGGGCAATCCATTCAGGGGATCTCGCCGATGCGAAGTCAATTTCTGCCTTTATGCTGGCGCGTCCTTTTTTGAAGTAG
- a CDS encoding FAD-binding domain-containing protein, whose amino-acid sequence MSDLVLFWHRRDLRISDNIGLAEARRRSQKVVGVFCLDPNILSRDDVAPARVTYLIGNLQELQQRYRAAGSQLLVLKTEPNRGIPALAEALNATAVFWNQDVEPYSRERDRTVAAALREKGVEVCHFWDQLLHAPKDITTGAGQPYTVYTPFWRNWSRKPKADPYETLQGAVGLTDPEQKIAQQASAIELPTAKDLGFVWHEDLFVAPGEKTAQELLEAFCDRAISEYGEQRNFPATPGTSHLSAPLKFGVIGIRTVWAATLAALENTRSDEARDGIQTWQQELAWREFYQHVMYFFPELADGPYREPFKAFPWDNQPEHFQAWCEGRTGYPIVDAAMRQLNEIGWMHNRCRMIVASFLTKDLLIDWRWGEKYFMQNLIDGDLSANNGGWQWSASSGMDPKPLRIFNPASQAKKFDPDAEYIRKWLPELRNIETADLISGNIAVEERDRCGYPTPIVDHNQQQKRFKERFQQQKGKKTKE is encoded by the coding sequence ATGTCTGATCTAGTTCTATTTTGGCATCGGCGGGATTTGCGAATCTCGGACAATATCGGATTGGCAGAGGCACGGCGTCGCAGCCAAAAGGTTGTGGGGGTATTTTGCTTAGATCCCAATATTTTGAGCCGGGATGATGTGGCACCTGCCAGAGTAACCTATCTGATTGGCAATTTGCAGGAATTGCAGCAGCGCTACAGGGCAGCAGGCAGTCAACTGTTAGTGCTGAAGACAGAGCCAAACCGAGGGATTCCAGCGCTGGCAGAAGCATTGAACGCTACAGCAGTGTTTTGGAATCAGGATGTGGAGCCTTATTCACGGGAGCGAGATCGCACGGTTGCCGCAGCCTTACGCGAAAAAGGAGTGGAGGTTTGCCATTTCTGGGATCAACTATTGCATGCCCCCAAAGACATTACTACTGGGGCAGGGCAACCCTACACGGTCTACACCCCCTTCTGGCGTAACTGGAGTCGCAAGCCAAAAGCAGATCCCTACGAAACCCTGCAAGGAGCAGTAGGCTTGACAGACCCGGAACAAAAGATCGCGCAGCAAGCAAGTGCAATTGAACTCCCGACGGCAAAAGACCTGGGATTTGTCTGGCATGAGGATTTGTTTGTTGCGCCTGGGGAAAAAACAGCCCAAGAATTGCTGGAAGCATTTTGCGATCGTGCCATCAGCGAATATGGCGAACAGCGAAACTTCCCCGCAACCCCCGGCACCTCCCACCTTAGTGCCCCCCTTAAGTTTGGGGTGATTGGTATTCGTACCGTTTGGGCAGCGACTCTTGCCGCCCTGGAAAACACCCGCAGCGACGAAGCCCGGGATGGAATCCAAACCTGGCAACAGGAACTCGCATGGAGGGAGTTTTACCAACATGTCATGTATTTCTTCCCGGAACTGGCAGACGGCCCCTACCGGGAACCCTTCAAAGCCTTTCCCTGGGACAACCAGCCAGAACATTTCCAAGCATGGTGTGAGGGCAGAACAGGTTATCCGATTGTCGATGCAGCGATGCGTCAACTGAATGAAATTGGTTGGATGCATAATCGTTGTCGCATGATTGTTGCCAGTTTTTTGACCAAAGATCTGTTGATTGATTGGCGCTGGGGCGAAAAATACTTCATGCAGAATTTGATCGATGGGGATCTTTCGGCGAATAATGGCGGCTGGCAATGGAGTGCCTCTAGCGGCATGGACCCCAAACCCCTACGAATTTTTAATCCCGCCAGTCAAGCAAAAAAATTTGACCCGGATGCAGAATACATTCGTAAGTGGCTGCCAGAATTACGAAATATAGAAACGGCAGATCTGATCAGCGGCAATATTGCAGTCGAGGAGCGCGATCGCTGCGGCTACCCAACCCCCATCGTTGACCACAACCAGCAGCAGAAGCGGTTCAAAGAACGGTTTCAGCAGCAGAAAGGAAAGAAGACAAAAGAATAA
- the menH gene encoding 2-succinyl-6-hydroxy-2,4-cyclohexadiene-1-carboxylate synthase: MKGRYHFYSTQQGDPSLPVVLFLHGFMGSGQDFAPVIAHLSNEFCCLTIDLPGHGKTVVEGEDRDYTMSGTAIALVDWLDQHAISQCFLVGYSMGGRLALYLALHFVQRFPRVVLESASPGLKTEQERQQRLQHDRLLAKRLESNFPAFLHHWYQQPLFQSLQQHPEFKQMVERRSQNRPHELAKSLNNLGTGQQPSLWKLLEQHTEPLLLLVGADDRKFCTINQEMASRCPTAQLEIVPESGHAIHLECPDKFVSFASQFLRKEDTHPPVSP, translated from the coding sequence ATGAAGGGAAGATATCACTTTTACTCCACTCAACAGGGTGATCCCAGTTTGCCCGTGGTGTTGTTTCTGCACGGCTTCATGGGCAGCGGACAGGATTTTGCTCCGGTCATTGCCCACCTGTCCAATGAGTTTTGCTGCTTAACAATTGATCTACCAGGGCATGGCAAGACAGTGGTTGAGGGTGAGGACAGGGACTATACAATGTCCGGTACTGCAATTGCTCTGGTTGATTGGCTAGACCAACACGCGATTTCCCAATGTTTTCTAGTGGGATATTCCATGGGAGGAAGACTGGCGTTATACCTGGCACTCCATTTCGTTCAGAGATTTCCCAGGGTTGTGTTAGAGTCAGCGTCTCCCGGATTGAAAACAGAGCAAGAACGACAGCAACGGCTACAGCACGATCGCCTACTGGCAAAACGCCTGGAGTCTAATTTTCCAGCATTTCTACACCACTGGTACCAACAACCGCTGTTTCAGTCCTTGCAACAACATCCAGAATTTAAGCAAATGGTCGAGCGTCGATCGCAAAACCGTCCCCATGAACTGGCAAAATCTTTGAACAATTTAGGTACAGGACAGCAACCCTCCCTGTGGAAACTGTTAGAGCAGCACACGGAACCCCTGCTGTTACTAGTGGGAGCGGACGATCGCAAATTTTGCACGATTAATCAGGAAATGGCTAGCCGTTGCCCCACTGCCCAACTAGAAATTGTTCCTGAATCGGGTCATGCCATTCACCTGGAATGTCCTGATAAATTTGTATCGTTTGCAAGCCAATTTTTGAGGAAGGAAGACACACATCCTCCTGTCTCTCCCTAA